One Pelodiscus sinensis isolate JC-2024 chromosome 24, ASM4963464v1, whole genome shotgun sequence DNA segment encodes these proteins:
- the SHBG gene encoding sex hormone-binding globulin isoform X2: protein MGFLASLLVVLLALGRFSAEAVSDRPITHGDSAKDDPCFQALKGDEGALNIGQHWGNVTPTATIHIDLRQVTSTTSSFEFRTLDPEGVIFFGDMGDHSDWFMLGLRRGRAEIQISNVVTSITVRGGWRLDDGLWHRLLVQNEGDGVLLEVDGEELLALGHVSYPIIERLAHQMRIAMGGLFLPASQLLATMNTAMDGCIRHWAWLNQSTTWQEDATLERSPKRCFSTLQPGSFFPGAELASFRPADLASGTTPVNESWALEVELGVRAPRQTGLLLAVATLDQSLALSLLLQPTRRVRPPCPRSGGPSGAAYGASRCKAICWIWIRPCSEATPSGPTAALGTMRWREWGTAPIKGSSRQHRLPRYLGNGQCGMGRGRNRHGL from the exons gaTGATCCCTGCTTCCAGGCCCTCAAAGGCGATGAGGGGGCTCTGAATATAGGCCAGCACTGGGGGAATGTCACCCCAACAGCCACCATCCACATCGACCTCCGCCAGGTGACCAG CACCACATCATCCTTCGAGTTCCGCACGCTGGACCCGGAAGGGGTGATCTTTTTCGGCGATATGGGGGACCACAGTGACTGGTTCATGCTGGGACTGCGGCGCGGCAGGGCCGAAATCCAGATCAGCAACGTTGTCACCAGCATCACCGTGCGGGGCGGCTGGCGCCTGGATGATGGGCTCTGGCACCGG CTCCTGGTGCAGAATGAGGGGGACggcgtgctgctggaggtggacggagaggagctgctggccctgggccaTGTCTCATACCCCATCATTGAGCGACTTGCACACCAGATGCGCATCGCCATGGGGGGTCTGTTCCTGCCTGCCTCACAGCTGCTGGCCACG ATGAACACGGCCATGGATGGCTGCATACGGCACTGGGCCTGGCTGAATCAGAGCACAACGTGGCAGGAGGACGCCACCCTGGAGAGGAGCCCCAAGCGCTGCTTCAGCACCCTGCAGCCTGGCAGCTTCTTCCCCGGGGCTGAGCTAGCCAGCTTCCGCCCGGCAG ACCTGGCTAGTGGCACCACACCCGTCAATGAGAGCTGGGCActggaggtggagctgggggtccgGGCCCCCCGGcagacagggctgctgctggcggtggccaCCCTAGACCAGAGCTTGGCATTGAGCCTGTTGCTGCAGCCCACT AGGAGGGTGAGACCCCCATGCCCAAGGAGTGGGGGTCCTTCCGGGGCTGCTTACGGGGCATCCAGGTGCAAGGCCATCTGCTGGATCTGGATTCGGCCCTGTTCAGAAGCGACACCATCTGGGCCCACAGCTGCCCTGGGGACCATGAGGTGGAGGGAGTGGGGCACAGCACCCATTAAAGGGTCCTCCAGACAACATCGCCTCCCTCGTTACTTGGGCAATGGACAATGTGgaatggggagaggaaggaacaGGCATGGGTTGTGA
- the SHBG gene encoding sex hormone-binding globulin isoform X3, with the protein MGFLASLLVVLLALGRFSAEAVSDRPITHGDSAKDDPCFQALKGDEGALNIGQHWGNVTPTATIHIDLRQVTSTTSSFEFRTLDPEGVIFFGDMGDHSDWFMLGLRRGRAEIQISNVVTSITVRGGWRLDDGLWHRMNTAMDGCIRHWAWLNQSTTWQEDATLERSPKRCFSTLQPGSFFPGAELASFRPADLASGTTPVNESWALEVELGVRAPRQTGLLLAVATLDQSLALSLLLQPTAVLARLGNATELQLPLPKGPCLDAPLHLRVSPTHLALRLGAHGDSVTSQPPDFQRLRGAWLGQGGRLFIGGLPEEGETPMPKEWGSFRGCLRGIQVQGHLLDLDSALFRSDTIWAHSCPGDHEVEGVGHSTH; encoded by the exons gaTGATCCCTGCTTCCAGGCCCTCAAAGGCGATGAGGGGGCTCTGAATATAGGCCAGCACTGGGGGAATGTCACCCCAACAGCCACCATCCACATCGACCTCCGCCAGGTGACCAG CACCACATCATCCTTCGAGTTCCGCACGCTGGACCCGGAAGGGGTGATCTTTTTCGGCGATATGGGGGACCACAGTGACTGGTTCATGCTGGGACTGCGGCGCGGCAGGGCCGAAATCCAGATCAGCAACGTTGTCACCAGCATCACCGTGCGGGGCGGCTGGCGCCTGGATGATGGGCTCTGGCACCGG ATGAACACGGCCATGGATGGCTGCATACGGCACTGGGCCTGGCTGAATCAGAGCACAACGTGGCAGGAGGACGCCACCCTGGAGAGGAGCCCCAAGCGCTGCTTCAGCACCCTGCAGCCTGGCAGCTTCTTCCCCGGGGCTGAGCTAGCCAGCTTCCGCCCGGCAG ACCTGGCTAGTGGCACCACACCCGTCAATGAGAGCTGGGCActggaggtggagctgggggtccgGGCCCCCCGGcagacagggctgctgctggcggtggccaCCCTAGACCAGAGCTTGGCATTGAGCCTGTTGCTGCAGCCCACT gctgtgctCGCACGCCTGGGGAATGCGACCGAactgcagctgccactgcccAAGGGACCCTGCCTGGATGCCCCACTGCACCTGCGGGTCTCCCCCACCCACCTGGCACTACGGCTGGGTGCCCACGGAGACTCCGTGACCAGCCAGCCCCCTGACTTCCAGAGGCtgcggggagcctggctgggccaGGGGGGGCGGCTTTTCATTGGGGGGCTGCCAG AGGAGGGTGAGACCCCCATGCCCAAGGAGTGGGGGTCCTTCCGGGGCTGCTTACGGGGCATCCAGGTGCAAGGCCATCTGCTGGATCTGGATTCGGCCCTGTTCAGAAGCGACACCATCTGGGCCCACAGCTGCCCTGGGGACCATGAGGTGGAGGGAGTGGGGCACAGCACCCATTAA
- the SHBG gene encoding sex hormone-binding globulin isoform X1, with protein sequence MGFLASLLVVLLALGRFSAEAVSDRPITHGDSAKDDPCFQALKGDEGALNIGQHWGNVTPTATIHIDLRQVTSTTSSFEFRTLDPEGVIFFGDMGDHSDWFMLGLRRGRAEIQISNVVTSITVRGGWRLDDGLWHRLLVQNEGDGVLLEVDGEELLALGHVSYPIIERLAHQMRIAMGGLFLPASQLLATMNTAMDGCIRHWAWLNQSTTWQEDATLERSPKRCFSTLQPGSFFPGAELASFRPADLASGTTPVNESWALEVELGVRAPRQTGLLLAVATLDQSLALSLLLQPTAVLARLGNATELQLPLPKGPCLDAPLHLRVSPTHLALRLGAHGDSVTSQPPDFQRLRGAWLGQGGRLFIGGLPEEGETPMPKEWGSFRGCLRGIQVQGHLLDLDSALFRSDTIWAHSCPGDHEVEGVGHSTH encoded by the exons gaTGATCCCTGCTTCCAGGCCCTCAAAGGCGATGAGGGGGCTCTGAATATAGGCCAGCACTGGGGGAATGTCACCCCAACAGCCACCATCCACATCGACCTCCGCCAGGTGACCAG CACCACATCATCCTTCGAGTTCCGCACGCTGGACCCGGAAGGGGTGATCTTTTTCGGCGATATGGGGGACCACAGTGACTGGTTCATGCTGGGACTGCGGCGCGGCAGGGCCGAAATCCAGATCAGCAACGTTGTCACCAGCATCACCGTGCGGGGCGGCTGGCGCCTGGATGATGGGCTCTGGCACCGG CTCCTGGTGCAGAATGAGGGGGACggcgtgctgctggaggtggacggagaggagctgctggccctgggccaTGTCTCATACCCCATCATTGAGCGACTTGCACACCAGATGCGCATCGCCATGGGGGGTCTGTTCCTGCCTGCCTCACAGCTGCTGGCCACG ATGAACACGGCCATGGATGGCTGCATACGGCACTGGGCCTGGCTGAATCAGAGCACAACGTGGCAGGAGGACGCCACCCTGGAGAGGAGCCCCAAGCGCTGCTTCAGCACCCTGCAGCCTGGCAGCTTCTTCCCCGGGGCTGAGCTAGCCAGCTTCCGCCCGGCAG ACCTGGCTAGTGGCACCACACCCGTCAATGAGAGCTGGGCActggaggtggagctgggggtccgGGCCCCCCGGcagacagggctgctgctggcggtggccaCCCTAGACCAGAGCTTGGCATTGAGCCTGTTGCTGCAGCCCACT gctgtgctCGCACGCCTGGGGAATGCGACCGAactgcagctgccactgcccAAGGGACCCTGCCTGGATGCCCCACTGCACCTGCGGGTCTCCCCCACCCACCTGGCACTACGGCTGGGTGCCCACGGAGACTCCGTGACCAGCCAGCCCCCTGACTTCCAGAGGCtgcggggagcctggctgggccaGGGGGGGCGGCTTTTCATTGGGGGGCTGCCAG AGGAGGGTGAGACCCCCATGCCCAAGGAGTGGGGGTCCTTCCGGGGCTGCTTACGGGGCATCCAGGTGCAAGGCCATCTGCTGGATCTGGATTCGGCCCTGTTCAGAAGCGACACCATCTGGGCCCACAGCTGCCCTGGGGACCATGAGGTGGAGGGAGTGGGGCACAGCACCCATTAA